TGAGACAGCATATTTTGGAGCATTTTTTACTAATTCGAATTTAATTTTGTTTTGCCCGTTTGGCGATGCCAATTCATAAGCATTTTTATTTTTCTGACTGTATCCAATCGAAACTGAAAGGATTAAAGCGGGAAGAATGAGGTAATTTTTCATGATATTTTTCTTAATTCATTTTTATTAAATCGGGTGTTGCTTATGAGACTTCACCCGATTTAGAAACTCAACAAAAACTTATTTTTATCCTTTTGGGATTATTTTTTGCCACCGATTAAAAGATTCCAAAAGATTTTTCTAACTAATTAACCATGATATAATCCATTAGAATCCTTTAAATCTGTGGCATATATTTTTCTAATCTTTGACTAATTTTTCTCTCGCAGATTTGGCAGATTGAGCGGATTTTTAATTTTTAATTCTCAATTTTTAATTCTTTCTTTATTTTATCCACTCTGTTTTAAGAGTCGTTTTTCCTTGTAACGGGTTTGAAACTACGTCAAAATTGTTTCCGGATTTTGTAACTTTTACTTCTTTTACTGAATCTCCGTCTGGTAAAAATACTTTGGCTGTAGCCGAAGTTGTTTTGTCACTTGCATATACTTTTAATGTCAATTTACTCCAATCCATATCTTTTGTAGATTGTGCCAAAGCGATGTGTGGCAATGCGGTTCCGTCTTTTACTAAAACTACGATTGGCACTTCGCCAGCTTTGATTTTATGCCATCCGGATTGGTACACTTTTTTGGTTTGATAATCAATCCATGTTCCTTCCGGAAGGTAAACGTCTCTTTCTGTAACTTCTTCAAAAAGTGGTGCAACCAACATACTTGATCCAAATAAATATTCATTGTCCACCAACCAAGCGCCCGGATCATTTGGATATTCTACAAATAATGCACGCATCATAGGTAATCCTTTTTGTGAACTTTCTTTCGCTTGAGCGTAGATATATGGCATTAATTCGTAACGCATATTATCTGCTTTTCTAAATCCTTCAAGGAAATCTTTGCTGTACAACCAAGGTTCGCGCGGAGGTTCTCCGTGGCTTCTTACGTGCGAAGTAAACATCCCGAAAGGTGCCCATCTTCTGTATAAATTCTCCGGTGATTTCGTTGCAAATCCTCCTACGTCATGACTCCAGAAACTGAATCCGCTTAATCCTAATGAAAGTCCGCCACGTAATTCTGCCGACATTGCTCCATTTGAAGTTTCTGCATCTCCGCCCCAATGCAATGGATAACGTTGAGATCCTGCCCAAGTACTTCTTGCCCAGATTAAAGTGTATCCTTTTTCTTTCTGAGTAATTTCGGCTACAGCCTTGTTGTATCTTAACGGATATAAATTGTGTTCGTAAAAACCTGTTCTTCCTGAATGGTAAATTCCGTCTGGCGGAGCTGCTTCTCCAAAATCTACTTTGAAAACCGAAACGCCTTGGTCGAATAAATGTTTCAGTTTTGCCTGATACCAAGTTACAGTTTCAGGATTTGAGAAATCAAGAACGGCATCTTCATACGGAAGATTTCCTTTGCGATCTCTTACGGCTAAATTCTTATCCATGATTTCGTTGAACAACGTATTCTTTGGTGAGAAATACGGCAATTGCCATAAACAAACATGAAATCCATCGTCTTTTAAATCTGACATCATTTTTTCGGCATCCGGGAAACGTGCTTTTGCAAACTCATAATTGTTTCTCCAATCTACATCAAACCAACCGGTATCAAAGTGAATTACATCTGTTGGAATTTTATATTTGCGCAAATCTTTTGCTACTTCTCTTCCTTCTTTTTCAGAAAAATAAGTGATTCGGCTCATCCAGAAACCAAATGACCAAAGTGGTGGCATTGCAGCTTTTCCGGTTAAATCTGTGTATTGATCTAAAACGTCTTTTGGTTCTCCGATAAAGAAAAACAAATCGGCTTCGTCATCGCCAATATACATTTCGTTTGCACTTGAATAATATCTTCCAAAGTCAACTGTAATTGGTGTCGAATGGTGCATGAAAACTCCGTAACCGCGGCTGCTCATATAAAATGGAACGGGTTTGTACATCGTTTCATTCTGAATTCCGTTTGCGTCATCGGTCCATAAAACTACTTTTTGTCCGCGTTTGTTGAATTGTGTGAATGATTCTCCACAACCAAATATTTTCTCATCCGGTTCTAAGCTAAAAGCCGCGCCCATACTTCTTGAATAATCGCTATTTCTGCGTACATACGAGAACGGAAGTGTTGGTGTATAAGTGTTTTTAAAATCTGAATCGTGAAGTGTGCTTGTCAGTAATTTTCCGGTTTCATCGTAAATTTTTACGTGCCACGGTTTTGTCAAAATTTCTACTCTTCCGTGTTTGCTTGTATAACTGTGACCGCCTTCTATTTTAGAATATTTCCATAATTCAGGATGATTTGGCGCAACGCCATTAATCAACATTAAGGATTCTTTTTCAGGATGAAATTGT
This genomic window from Flavobacterium sp. 9 contains:
- a CDS encoding alpha-xylosidase, with protein sequence MKNSQLTTLFSAFMLGFVLTPKVSAQIQNADVLNAPIDISKDFQNYLNTFYFADELTNFDPATGKGTIKYLRYNYKTRQAFNNMMMKPDVVEANEFPTTEYQASPELPFQIQFVSDRTIRIKTTSGPQFHPEKESLMLINGVAPNHPELWKYSKIEGGHSYTSKHGRVEILTKPWHVKIYDETGKLLTSTLHDSDFKNTYTPTLPFSYVRRNSDYSRSMGAAFSLEPDEKIFGCGESFTQFNKRGQKVVLWTDDANGIQNETMYKPVPFYMSSRGYGVFMHHSTPITVDFGRYYSSANEMYIGDDEADLFFFIGEPKDVLDQYTDLTGKAAMPPLWSFGFWMSRITYFSEKEGREVAKDLRKYKIPTDVIHFDTGWFDVDWRNNYEFAKARFPDAEKMMSDLKDDGFHVCLWQLPYFSPKNTLFNEIMDKNLAVRDRKGNLPYEDAVLDFSNPETVTWYQAKLKHLFDQGVSVFKVDFGEAAPPDGIYHSGRTGFYEHNLYPLRYNKAVAEITQKEKGYTLIWARSTWAGSQRYPLHWGGDAETSNGAMSAELRGGLSLGLSGFSFWSHDVGGFATKSPENLYRRWAPFGMFTSHVRSHGEPPREPWLYSKDFLEGFRKADNMRYELMPYIYAQAKESSQKGLPMMRALFVEYPNDPGAWLVDNEYLFGSSMLVAPLFEEVTERDVYLPEGTWIDYQTKKVYQSGWHKIKAGEVPIVVLVKDGTALPHIALAQSTKDMDWSKLTLKVYASDKTTSATAKVFLPDGDSVKEVKVTKSGNNFDVVSNPLQGKTTLKTEWIK